From the genome of Leptospira saintgironsiae, one region includes:
- a CDS encoding M16 family metallopeptidase: MVFLEEKNHKITLGNGLVVLFQRAPYSVSVSMGVYVKVGSRSETLENAGYCHFLEHMLFKDTEKRTAKQQAEDWERVGAYSNAATSREYTYFHATLASRDLELGLELLSEMMFQPLFRDQDIRTEAEVVLEEMKGYEDSPEDAIHDFYYNNLFRENSLGRDIIGTEASIRGVTSSSLRNFYETYYHPENMILSLSGNYEPEFVFDLISKYFARSVKKGKEGTFETPKKEFGYFRKGNKETEQAYFILGGEGFPRNFHDATRLSLLTHVLGGGMSSRLFQKVREEKGLCYHITSYPSSYRDVGINSIVCSTSKERFAESLELILEEVKLFVDKGVTSQELKDAKTNHEGSLSIGYEHTESRMNNIAFQELYYGKYNSLENRIKEIHSVTKEEINQTVRKIFALPELHLSVLAKLKPKEEQKIKSIFGSYSY, encoded by the coding sequence GGACTTGTAGTCTTGTTCCAAAGAGCTCCTTATTCAGTAAGCGTGTCTATGGGAGTGTATGTAAAAGTGGGTTCCAGGTCTGAAACTTTGGAAAACGCTGGTTACTGTCATTTCCTAGAGCATATGCTTTTCAAAGACACTGAAAAGCGAACTGCAAAACAACAAGCGGAAGATTGGGAAAGAGTAGGAGCTTACTCCAACGCGGCCACTTCTAGAGAATACACTTACTTTCATGCAACCTTAGCTTCCAGAGATCTGGAACTCGGATTGGAATTACTTTCAGAGATGATGTTCCAACCTTTGTTTAGAGACCAAGATATTCGCACAGAAGCGGAAGTTGTCTTGGAAGAAATGAAAGGTTATGAAGATTCTCCAGAAGACGCAATCCACGATTTTTATTATAATAATTTATTCAGAGAAAATTCTCTAGGAAGAGATATTATAGGGACTGAAGCCTCGATCAGAGGAGTAACTTCTTCTAGTCTTAGGAACTTTTACGAAACCTATTATCATCCGGAGAATATGATACTTTCTCTTTCTGGAAATTATGAACCGGAATTTGTATTTGATCTGATTTCCAAATATTTCGCCCGTTCCGTTAAAAAGGGAAAAGAAGGAACATTCGAAACTCCTAAAAAAGAATTCGGATATTTCCGCAAAGGTAATAAGGAAACAGAACAGGCTTATTTTATTTTAGGCGGAGAAGGTTTTCCTCGTAATTTTCATGATGCTACTAGGCTCTCTCTTCTTACGCATGTTTTAGGTGGGGGAATGTCTTCTCGTTTATTCCAAAAAGTCAGAGAAGAAAAAGGGCTCTGTTATCATATTACAAGTTATCCTTCTTCTTATCGTGATGTAGGGATCAATTCGATCGTATGTTCCACTTCCAAAGAAAGATTTGCAGAAAGTCTGGAATTAATCTTAGAAGAAGTTAAACTTTTTGTAGATAAGGGAGTTACTTCCCAAGAATTGAAAGATGCCAAGACCAATCATGAAGGTAGTCTTTCCATAGGTTACGAGCATACAGAAAGTAGAATGAATAATATCGCTTTCCAAGAGCTCTATTATGGAAAATACAATTCTTTAGAAAATAGGATCAAAGAGATCCATTCAGTAACTAAAGAAGAGATCAATCAAACTGTTCGAAAAATATTTGCACTTCCTGAGTTACATCTTTCCGTTTTGGCAAAATTAAAGCCGAAAGAAGAGCAAAAAATAAAATCTATTTTCGGATCCTATTCGTACTAA
- the dut gene encoding dUTP diphosphatase, protein MKIPIRKLKEKALLPEIKTSGSAGYDIAACLESTLTLPVGEVVLVPTGLSFAIPEGFHFEIRPRSGFSTKFKILIPNTPGTIDSDYRGELMVPLLNLGKEPYLLEDKTRIAQLLIRRTWHTDWELVNELPESERGEGGFGSTGF, encoded by the coding sequence ATGAAAATCCCAATTAGAAAATTAAAAGAGAAGGCTCTTCTTCCGGAGATCAAAACTTCAGGTTCCGCAGGTTATGATATTGCTGCTTGTTTGGAATCGACTCTGACATTACCTGTTGGAGAAGTAGTTTTAGTTCCTACAGGACTTTCTTTTGCGATCCCGGAAGGATTTCATTTTGAGATCAGACCTCGCTCCGGATTTTCTACTAAATTCAAAATTCTTATCCCGAATACTCCTGGCACAATCGACTCCGATTATAGAGGAGAATTGATGGTTCCTCTGCTGAATCTGGGAAAAGAGCCTTATCTTCTGGAAGATAAAACTAGGATTGCTCAACTTTTGATCCGCCGCACCTGGCATACTGATTGGGAACTTGTGAATGAACTTCCTGAATCAGAAAGAGGAGAGGGCGGTTTCGGTAGCACCGGTTTCTAA